Proteins encoded within one genomic window of Corynebacterium aurimucosum:
- a CDS encoding carbohydrate ABC transporter permease: MTTSTSAQAVPASKKKDHQLPSDNKTRMSGGAKFVVYAILVFFTIVFLGPILFIFINSFKSKFAISSDPFSLPIGETWVGFENFMVGLTKQGFLEATLWSFIITILSVIVIVFFSAMTAYYITRVKTWWTNLLYYLFVVSMIIPFQMVMFPTVKIADMLHLNNPIGIVVLYLGFGSGLSVFMFAGFVKSIPLDVEEAAMIDGCGPIQNYFRVVWPMLKPTAITVAILNAMWVWNDYLLPYLVIGLSTRYKTIPVVIQSFVGSNGNRDMGAMMAMLVLAIIPIVIFYFSTQKHIIEGVAAGAVKG, from the coding sequence ATGACTACCAGCACTTCAGCGCAGGCCGTTCCGGCCTCGAAGAAGAAGGACCACCAGCTTCCCTCGGATAATAAGACTCGGATGTCTGGTGGCGCCAAGTTCGTGGTCTACGCCATTCTGGTGTTCTTCACCATCGTCTTCCTTGGGCCGATCCTCTTCATCTTCATCAACTCCTTTAAGTCCAAGTTCGCTATCTCCTCCGATCCTTTCTCGCTTCCCATCGGTGAAACGTGGGTCGGCTTCGAGAACTTCATGGTGGGCTTGACCAAGCAGGGATTCTTGGAAGCGACCTTGTGGTCCTTCATCATCACGATCCTGTCCGTCATCGTCATCGTGTTCTTCTCCGCGATGACCGCCTACTACATCACGCGCGTCAAGACGTGGTGGACAAACCTTCTGTACTACCTCTTCGTGGTCTCCATGATCATCCCCTTCCAGATGGTCATGTTCCCGACGGTCAAGATTGCAGACATGCTTCACCTCAACAACCCGATCGGTATCGTGGTGCTTTACCTCGGTTTCGGTTCCGGTCTGTCGGTGTTCATGTTTGCAGGCTTCGTCAAGTCCATCCCTCTGGATGTCGAGGAAGCCGCGATGATCGACGGTTGTGGACCGATCCAAAACTACTTCCGTGTGGTGTGGCCCATGCTCAAGCCGACTGCCATTACCGTGGCCATTCTCAACGCCATGTGGGTGTGGAACGACTACTTGCTGCCGTACTTGGTCATCGGTCTGTCCACGCGATACAAGACCATCCCGGTGGTCATCCAGTCCTTCGTTGGCTCCAACGGTAACCGCGATATGGGTGCCATGATGGCCATGCTGGTACTGGCCATCATCCCCATCGTCATCTTCTACTTCTCCACGCAGAAGCACATCATCGAAGGTGTGGCTGCCGGTGCCGTGAAGGGTTAA
- the musI gene encoding ABC transport system MusEFGK2I component MusI, translating to MNRMLGPESKFYAALSLFADLVIVNVLLVITCFPVFTGGMSLRTAHAVTRQMVREEGSRRGSAFVRGLLTRPGVNTAWWLICLAVAALVAYEFAIIAKADLGSMGLILRAALISGLIVLGCVSVWFFHLDAPGLGFRQRSTQAIMKAVGHLPRTLLAVLPGIVLVLYPVFFPAQWGGYLFFLAVLGPALAVYLAELVLQWPELNSQSPDSSSS from the coding sequence ATGAATCGCATGCTCGGCCCCGAATCGAAGTTCTATGCTGCTCTGAGCCTCTTCGCTGACCTAGTCATCGTGAATGTTCTCTTGGTGATCACGTGCTTTCCCGTGTTCACCGGGGGAATGTCCTTGCGCACCGCCCATGCGGTGACCAGGCAGATGGTCCGGGAGGAAGGTTCTCGCCGCGGCTCAGCCTTCGTTCGGGGCCTTCTGACGCGTCCCGGGGTCAACACCGCATGGTGGTTGATTTGCCTCGCCGTCGCCGCCTTAGTCGCGTATGAATTCGCCATTATTGCCAAGGCCGATCTGGGTTCAATGGGCCTGATACTGCGTGCAGCCTTGATCTCGGGGCTTATCGTATTGGGCTGTGTCAGCGTATGGTTCTTCCATCTCGATGCACCGGGGCTCGGATTCCGTCAAAGAAGCACACAGGCCATAATGAAGGCGGTAGGGCACCTACCGCGTACTCTATTGGCAGTATTGCCTGGCATAGTGCTTGTTCTGTATCCCGTCTTTTTCCCAGCGCAGTGGGGAGGCTACCTGTTCTTCCTCGCGGTGCTGGGCCCAGCTCTCGCGGTCTATCTCGCCGAGCTAGTGCTGCAATGGCCCGAACTCAATTCGCAATCACCCGATAGCTCTTCTTCCTAA
- a CDS encoding RNA polymerase-binding protein RbpA, whose amino-acid sequence MADRVLRGSRMGAVSYETDRDHDLAPRQMVKYRTEDGDIYEVPFADDAEIPEEWMCKNGKLGTLVEGEGVESKPVKPPRTHWDMLRERRSIEELDELLTERIENLRSRRRAAARLLKEQKAQEEGEA is encoded by the coding sequence ATGGCAGATCGCGTACTCCGTGGCAGCCGCATGGGCGCAGTGAGTTACGAAACCGACCGCGACCACGACTTGGCCCCACGCCAAATGGTGAAGTACCGCACCGAAGACGGCGACATCTATGAGGTGCCCTTCGCTGACGATGCGGAGATCCCCGAGGAGTGGATGTGTAAGAACGGAAAACTCGGCACCCTGGTTGAAGGCGAAGGCGTCGAGTCCAAGCCCGTGAAGCCACCGCGGACCCACTGGGACATGCTGCGCGAGCGCCGCTCCATTGAGGAGTTGGATGAACTTTTGACCGAGCGCATTGAGAATCTTCGTTCTCGTCGCCGCGCGGCCGCCCGTCTGCTCAAGGAACAGAAGGCGCAGGAAGAAGGCGAAGCTTAG
- a CDS encoding YceI family protein — protein MKSVLGNRKLIVSIFVILIVASTALALGPLAFSLIMGRGVQTEPINADKVQAATTDIDGEWQVAQGSAHNHTSAGFTIDEILPADKRTTSGSTKHVTGQATIQHGIVEKARIAVDMSSLTTDKKVRDQNMKTKLFEVSKYPESTFTLTEPADVSAVPDDGSLVTIPLTGDLTIHGQTKSVTQDFQVVRDGDTIILGGDIPVNRLDYGIETPEMIAARISETGEINVRVTFEKK, from the coding sequence ATGAAATCTGTACTAGGCAACCGCAAACTGATTGTCAGCATCTTCGTGATCCTGATTGTGGCCTCAACGGCACTGGCCCTTGGACCGCTAGCGTTCTCTTTGATCATGGGCCGTGGCGTCCAGACCGAGCCGATCAACGCGGATAAGGTCCAAGCCGCAACAACGGACATCGACGGCGAATGGCAGGTGGCGCAAGGTTCGGCACATAACCACACCTCAGCAGGGTTTACTATCGACGAAATCCTCCCGGCAGATAAGCGCACGACGTCTGGTTCCACCAAGCACGTCACCGGGCAGGCTACCATTCAGCACGGCATCGTCGAGAAGGCGCGCATCGCCGTGGACATGTCCTCCTTGACCACGGATAAAAAGGTGCGCGACCAAAACATGAAGACGAAGCTCTTTGAGGTCTCTAAGTATCCAGAATCCACCTTTACGTTGACCGAGCCGGCTGATGTCTCCGCCGTGCCCGACGACGGCTCACTGGTTACCATCCCACTCACAGGTGACCTCACCATCCACGGTCAAACCAAGAGCGTGACGCAGGACTTCCAGGTGGTCCGCGATGGTGACACCATCATCCTGGGCGGCGATATTCCGGTTAACCGTCTCGACTACGGAATTGAGACTCCAGAGATGATCGCCGCACGAATCTCGGAAACCGGCGAGATCAATGTCCGCGTAACTTTTGAGAAGAAATAG
- a CDS encoding MFS transporter, whose protein sequence is MTAVSTTPPNAAAPAQQLTKRDRVRVAVASTIGTTIEFYDFYIYATAAVAVFPFLFFPKTEDPTVALLQSFATFGLAFIARPLGSLLFGHFGDRIGRKATLVGALLTMGIATFIIGILPTYQTAGIIAPALLALMRFCQGLGLGGEWSGAALLASETAKEGKRAFAAMWPQFGAPFGFLLANGFFLTLVATMDYSRGDTTGTFMEWGWRLPFLASAVMVLIGLYVRLRLEETPVFQQAVDEGKKVKTPMVEAFRTAWKPMIIGTFVMVSCYTLFYLVTTWILSYGIGDKTKELGLGIPYLEFLEIQLISIFMFIIGIPVSSMLSDKYGRKPILTITSLIMIAFGFSFPYFLGIAHADRNSVLGFLVVGMFIMGLIFGPMSAVLPELFPTNVRYTGSGIAYNVSSILGAAVAPFIATWLVSTYNVSYVGYYLVIVCFISLIAILMMQELKDQDLSQV, encoded by the coding sequence ATGACCGCCGTCAGCACAACACCGCCAAACGCAGCGGCCCCAGCACAGCAGCTCACCAAACGTGACCGTGTGCGTGTGGCCGTGGCTTCAACTATTGGCACGACCATCGAGTTCTATGATTTCTACATTTATGCCACGGCAGCCGTAGCCGTCTTTCCTTTCCTCTTCTTCCCGAAGACTGAGGATCCGACCGTTGCCCTGCTGCAGTCCTTTGCAACCTTCGGCCTTGCCTTTATCGCTCGACCACTGGGCTCACTGCTCTTTGGACACTTCGGCGATCGCATCGGCCGCAAGGCCACGCTCGTTGGCGCACTCCTGACGATGGGCATTGCCACCTTTATCATTGGTATCCTGCCTACCTACCAAACCGCAGGCATTATCGCGCCGGCCCTGCTGGCCCTGATGCGCTTCTGCCAAGGTTTGGGCCTGGGCGGCGAATGGTCCGGTGCAGCTTTGCTGGCCTCCGAGACCGCGAAGGAAGGTAAACGAGCTTTTGCCGCCATGTGGCCGCAGTTTGGCGCACCCTTCGGCTTCCTACTGGCCAATGGCTTCTTCCTGACGCTCGTAGCCACCATGGATTACTCGCGCGGCGATACCACCGGCACCTTCATGGAATGGGGCTGGCGCCTGCCCTTCCTCGCCTCTGCTGTGATGGTGCTCATCGGTCTCTACGTCCGCTTGCGCCTGGAAGAAACACCGGTTTTCCAACAGGCCGTTGATGAAGGCAAGAAGGTCAAGACCCCTATGGTGGAGGCTTTCCGCACAGCATGGAAGCCGATGATCATTGGTACCTTCGTGATGGTCTCTTGCTACACCCTATTCTACCTGGTCACCACCTGGATCCTTTCCTACGGTATTGGCGATAAGACCAAGGAGCTGGGTTTGGGCATCCCCTACCTGGAGTTCCTGGAGATCCAACTGATCTCTATCTTCATGTTCATCATCGGCATTCCGGTGTCCTCCATGCTCTCGGACAAGTACGGACGCAAGCCGATCTTGACCATAACCTCGCTTATCATGATTGCCTTCGGCTTCAGCTTCCCGTACTTCTTGGGCATTGCGCACGCTGACCGCAACTCCGTCCTTGGGTTCCTGGTCGTTGGCATGTTCATCATGGGCCTCATCTTCGGCCCTATGTCCGCCGTTCTCCCAGAGCTCTTCCCCACCAACGTGCGCTACACCGGTTCCGGCATCGCCTACAACGTGTCCTCTATCCTCGGCGCCGCCGTGGCCCCGTTCATCGCAACGTGGCTCGTAAGCACATACAACGTGAGCTACGTGGGCTACTACCTGGTTATCGTTTGCTTCATCTCCCTCATCGCCATCCTCATGATGCAGGAGCTAAAGGATCAGGACCTGTCCCAGGTTTAG
- a CDS encoding bile acid:sodium symporter family protein, which translates to MTNPRTEGETGEKLAVYIFPIVIIACAIVAFVSPSTFEPVGQYTSQLLMVIMFSMGLTLTIPDLALVAKRPLPIFLGVICQFAIMPTSAVLVAKMLGLSDAATVGLILLGSVPGGTASNVMAYLAKGDVALSVAMTSVSTLVSPIMTPVLMLWLAGQTAEVDGAGMVWSLVQTVLIPVGLGLLLRVIATKAVDKVLPALPWVAIAGIGGVVMAVVSKSQDKLVTVGLVVFVGVAIQNLIGFLFGYYLAKIARQREAAARTTAIEVATQNSGLASALALQFFTPEAAIPGVVAAVWANITGALFSAIVRRKPIEEDAKAAEAAVTA; encoded by the coding sequence ATGACGAACCCGCGTACAGAGGGGGAGACCGGCGAGAAACTCGCCGTCTACATCTTTCCCATCGTTATTATTGCCTGCGCCATTGTCGCCTTTGTGAGTCCCAGTACCTTTGAACCGGTGGGGCAGTACACCTCGCAGTTGCTCATGGTCATCATGTTTTCCATGGGCCTTACCCTGACTATTCCGGACCTGGCCCTAGTGGCGAAGCGCCCGCTGCCCATCTTCTTGGGCGTTATTTGTCAATTTGCCATCATGCCGACGAGTGCTGTGCTCGTGGCGAAAATGCTAGGGCTTTCCGACGCCGCCACTGTCGGCCTCATCCTCCTCGGGTCTGTGCCCGGCGGTACTGCCTCCAATGTGATGGCTTACCTGGCTAAGGGCGATGTAGCGTTGTCGGTGGCGATGACTTCGGTGTCAACCCTCGTCTCGCCGATCATGACGCCGGTGCTCATGCTGTGGTTGGCGGGACAAACCGCAGAGGTTGACGGTGCCGGCATGGTGTGGTCGCTGGTCCAGACCGTCCTCATTCCGGTGGGCCTGGGCCTGTTGCTGCGCGTGATTGCTACTAAAGCTGTGGACAAGGTTCTGCCGGCCTTGCCGTGGGTGGCCATCGCTGGCATCGGCGGCGTGGTCATGGCGGTGGTGTCAAAGTCCCAGGACAAGCTCGTGACCGTGGGGCTCGTGGTATTCGTGGGCGTGGCTATCCAGAATCTCATCGGATTTCTTTTCGGCTACTATCTGGCGAAAATTGCTCGCCAGCGCGAGGCAGCGGCACGCACCACGGCAATTGAAGTGGCGACCCAGAACTCCGGTCTGGCCTCGGCATTGGCGCTGCAGTTCTTCACTCCGGAGGCGGCGATTCCGGGTGTGGTCGCCGCGGTGTGGGCAAATATTACTGGTGCGCTCTTCTCCGCCATCGTGCGCCGTAAACCCATCGAGGAAGATGCGAAGGCTGCTGAAGCTGCTGTTACTGCGTAG
- a CDS encoding FAD-binding and (Fe-S)-binding domain-containing protein, with protein MSKLLSPDSSRFSRPAGTTSQADAVSARYKNGSPAELVADMEATVGHENVHGRLSDLVRFSSDAGPYRSIPNIVVSPRNATDLAALMKYCDTHDRHMTFRAAGTSLNGQAMGDDILVDVKTHFGGMEVREEGRKLWSRPGVILGDAQAVLSRHGFMLGPDPGSTSVCTIGGVLADNSGGMRCSLERDSYHSIEELIFVLPSGTIVDTSRGDEAFRKQEPKLHADLLAFRDKLRANTEMVDFLRTKFSIRNTNGLRIDAFLDEDEPVHILKRLLIGSEGIFGAITESVIRTVKLPRVKATTWVELPNLRDAANYVHPIMETGAEACELLVAPVMRRSAEHYAHAPESWRNLDDDAAALLVEVGGSDEADLDKAMDRLRTVLADAPLLRPLEFLTTAEGMRGAWELRNGLYGLLGADRPNGTAYITEDVCFPPSQVGEAAADLLDLQAKYGYPESVMGHAAFGNLHFFFTPRFDVEEERESYAAFLDDLAELVIDKYQGSMKAEHGTGVNMAPFLEHEWGTEAFELFWEVKNMIDPKGILAPNVKLTRDQTIHLRNFKSFPKVENEINPCVECGFCEPVCPSRHATVTPRQRIVLRREMARQQEGSEVLAQLQKEYQYDAVDMCAADGTCSIPCPISIDTGAVMKQLRAQQATPAREKVALTTAQRWELVEKLARAGIISANKIPHKPLELGANMARNVVAPDLLPTVPGPLPKAASRLPETPREGAGALYFPACINRIFGRPAGAAKDSVDLPRAIVELGRRAGQPVWIPEDVAGDCCGTPWSSKGYKEGFEYQAQKIVRDLWHWSEHGQLPIVVDAASCTHGLLDSVPEVLSPADRKLWEDLRILDVVEWLRDEIAPHLPIVKNMGSIAVHPTCSTDHMGMSQALVDLANLCGSAKVPEGAMCCGSAGDRVMLHPELVESATREERVSLDAEHFDAFVSDNRTCEMGLEMISGRTYESIAVLLERASRPVVTP; from the coding sequence ATGTCCAAGCTTTTAAGCCCCGATTCCTCTCGTTTCTCCCGCCCAGCCGGCACCACGAGCCAGGCCGACGCGGTTTCTGCACGCTACAAGAACGGCTCCCCCGCCGAGCTGGTGGCGGACATGGAAGCCACCGTTGGTCACGAGAACGTGCACGGACGTCTCAGCGACCTCGTGCGCTTCTCCTCTGATGCCGGCCCTTACCGCTCCATCCCGAACATCGTGGTCTCCCCGCGCAACGCCACGGACCTCGCTGCGCTGATGAAGTACTGCGATACTCACGATCGCCACATGACCTTCCGCGCAGCAGGAACGTCGCTGAACGGCCAGGCCATGGGCGATGACATCCTCGTCGATGTCAAAACCCACTTCGGCGGCATGGAGGTGCGCGAAGAAGGCCGCAAGCTGTGGTCCCGCCCCGGCGTCATCTTGGGCGATGCCCAGGCGGTACTCTCCCGCCACGGCTTCATGCTGGGGCCGGACCCGGGATCCACGTCCGTGTGCACCATCGGTGGCGTGCTGGCCGATAACTCCGGCGGCATGCGCTGCTCTTTAGAGCGCGATAGCTACCACAGCATTGAAGAGCTCATCTTCGTCCTACCTTCGGGCACCATCGTGGATACGTCCCGTGGGGACGAGGCCTTCCGCAAGCAGGAGCCAAAGCTCCACGCCGATCTACTGGCCTTCCGCGACAAGCTGCGCGCTAATACCGAGATGGTGGACTTCCTGCGCACTAAGTTCTCCATCCGCAACACCAATGGGCTGCGAATTGACGCCTTCCTCGATGAAGACGAACCCGTGCACATCCTCAAGCGCCTGCTCATCGGTTCCGAGGGCATCTTCGGCGCCATCACGGAATCCGTCATCCGCACGGTGAAGCTACCGCGTGTGAAGGCCACGACGTGGGTCGAGCTGCCCAACCTGCGTGATGCCGCAAACTACGTGCACCCCATCATGGAAACCGGCGCGGAAGCCTGCGAGCTTCTCGTCGCCCCCGTGATGCGCCGCTCCGCCGAGCACTATGCGCATGCGCCGGAATCCTGGCGCAACCTTGATGATGATGCCGCGGCACTTCTCGTCGAGGTGGGCGGCAGCGACGAGGCAGATTTGGACAAGGCCATGGATCGCCTACGCACCGTGCTTGCCGACGCCCCACTACTCCGCCCCCTCGAATTCCTCACCACCGCAGAAGGTATGCGCGGTGCGTGGGAACTGCGCAACGGCCTCTATGGCCTGCTGGGCGCAGACCGCCCGAACGGCACGGCGTACATCACCGAGGATGTCTGCTTCCCGCCCTCTCAGGTTGGCGAAGCCGCAGCAGACCTGTTGGACTTGCAGGCCAAGTATGGCTACCCGGAATCCGTCATGGGGCACGCTGCTTTTGGCAACCTGCACTTCTTCTTCACCCCGCGTTTTGATGTCGAGGAAGAGCGAGAGTCCTATGCCGCGTTCTTGGATGATCTGGCCGAGCTGGTCATTGATAAGTACCAGGGCTCAATGAAGGCCGAGCACGGCACCGGCGTAAACATGGCTCCCTTCCTGGAGCACGAGTGGGGCACAGAGGCCTTCGAGCTGTTCTGGGAAGTCAAGAACATGATCGATCCCAAGGGCATCCTGGCGCCGAACGTGAAGCTTACACGCGACCAAACCATCCACCTGCGCAACTTCAAGTCCTTCCCGAAGGTCGAGAATGAAATCAACCCGTGTGTGGAGTGCGGCTTCTGCGAGCCTGTCTGTCCCTCGCGCCACGCCACGGTGACCCCACGCCAGCGCATCGTGCTGCGCCGCGAGATGGCCCGGCAGCAAGAAGGCTCGGAGGTGCTGGCGCAGCTACAGAAGGAGTACCAGTACGACGCAGTCGACATGTGCGCCGCAGACGGCACCTGTTCTATCCCCTGCCCGATTAGCATCGATACAGGTGCGGTCATGAAGCAGCTGCGCGCGCAACAGGCTACCCCGGCCCGCGAGAAGGTGGCACTGACGACGGCGCAGCGCTGGGAACTGGTGGAAAAGCTTGCCCGCGCTGGCATCATCTCCGCCAACAAGATTCCCCACAAGCCCCTCGAGCTGGGCGCCAACATGGCTCGCAACGTGGTAGCTCCCGACTTGCTGCCCACCGTCCCGGGGCCGCTTCCGAAGGCCGCATCGCGTCTGCCGGAAACCCCGCGCGAGGGCGCTGGCGCACTCTACTTCCCTGCCTGCATCAACCGCATCTTCGGCCGCCCAGCCGGCGCGGCCAAGGATTCAGTCGACCTCCCGCGCGCCATCGTGGAACTAGGACGCCGCGCTGGCCAGCCAGTGTGGATTCCGGAGGACGTCGCGGGCGATTGCTGTGGTACACCGTGGTCGTCCAAGGGCTACAAGGAAGGATTTGAGTACCAGGCTCAAAAGATCGTGCGCGACCTCTGGCATTGGTCGGAGCACGGCCAGCTGCCCATCGTGGTCGATGCTGCCAGCTGCACCCACGGGTTGCTAGATTCCGTTCCTGAGGTGCTCTCCCCTGCTGACCGCAAGCTTTGGGAGGATCTGCGCATCCTCGATGTCGTGGAATGGCTGCGCGATGAAATCGCCCCACACCTGCCCATCGTGAAAAACATGGGCAGCATCGCCGTACACCCAACCTGCTCGACTGACCACATGGGCATGAGCCAAGCGCTCGTTGACCTGGCAAACCTCTGCGGCTCTGCCAAAGTCCCGGAGGGCGCGATGTGCTGTGGCTCCGCCGGTGACCGTGTCATGCTGCACCCGGAGCTTGTCGAGTCCGCCACACGCGAGGAGCGCGTTTCTCTCGACGCGGAACACTTCGACGCCTTCGTCTCCGATAACCGCACCTGCGAAATGGGCCTGGAGATGATCTCCGGGCGGACCTATGAATCAATCGCAGTGCTGCTGGAGCGGGCCTCCCGTCCGGTCGTCACTCCATAG
- a CDS encoding ABC transporter ATP-binding protein, whose product MATVEFRQASRIYDPKKPPAVSRINLDIKDGEFLVLVGPSGCGKSTTLRMLAGLEPIDEGQIFIDGADVTETRSRDRDVAMVFQSYALYPNMTARQNMAFALQNAKVDKATIEERVSFAAKMLELEDLIDRKPSAMSGGQRQRVAMGRAIVRQPKVFLMDEPLSNLDAKLRVSTRAQILQLQRELNTTTVYVTHDQTEAMTMGDRVCVLKQGIIQQVDAPKKLYENPGNSFVATFIGSPAMTLIDNVPFVDGRVVSGKDHALDYYMPREQAAKVGAEHVLVGVRPENWEIIGVNQPGEQYGIPVRVGIVEHLGSELYVYGAREESANDGTVVRGGRITVKVPRGIDVHQGDTIYLRPMKGGCVFFAPDTEINYDYL is encoded by the coding sequence ATGGCTACTGTTGAATTCCGCCAAGCTTCCAGGATTTATGATCCGAAGAAGCCCCCGGCGGTCAGCCGCATTAACCTCGATATCAAAGACGGCGAGTTCCTAGTACTCGTCGGACCGTCTGGTTGCGGCAAGTCTACGACGTTGCGTATGCTCGCTGGGCTTGAGCCGATCGACGAAGGCCAGATCTTCATCGACGGGGCCGACGTTACCGAGACCCGCTCGCGGGACCGCGATGTAGCCATGGTGTTCCAGTCCTATGCGCTGTACCCCAACATGACAGCGCGCCAGAACATGGCGTTTGCATTGCAAAATGCCAAGGTGGATAAGGCAACCATCGAAGAGCGCGTGAGCTTCGCTGCGAAAATGCTGGAGCTGGAGGACCTTATTGATCGCAAGCCCTCCGCAATGTCGGGTGGTCAGCGCCAGCGTGTGGCCATGGGACGCGCTATCGTGCGCCAGCCCAAGGTCTTTCTCATGGATGAGCCCCTCTCCAACCTGGATGCGAAGCTCCGCGTATCCACGCGTGCGCAGATCCTTCAATTGCAGCGCGAGCTCAACACCACCACGGTCTATGTCACCCACGACCAAACTGAGGCAATGACCATGGGTGATCGCGTGTGTGTCCTCAAACAGGGCATTATTCAGCAAGTCGACGCGCCTAAAAAACTGTATGAGAACCCCGGTAATTCCTTCGTCGCGACGTTCATCGGTTCGCCGGCTATGACTCTCATCGACAATGTACCTTTCGTTGACGGCCGTGTTGTCAGCGGCAAAGATCATGCGTTGGACTATTACATGCCACGGGAGCAGGCCGCGAAGGTGGGAGCGGAGCACGTCCTCGTTGGTGTTCGCCCAGAGAATTGGGAAATCATTGGCGTCAACCAGCCAGGTGAACAGTATGGGATACCGGTTCGGGTCGGTATTGTGGAGCACTTAGGCTCCGAGCTGTACGTCTATGGTGCGCGCGAAGAGTCGGCCAATGACGGAACCGTGGTCCGCGGTGGCCGGATCACAGTGAAGGTGCCGCGCGGCATTGACGTGCACCAGGGCGACACGATCTACCTGCGCCCAATGAAGGGCGGGTGCGTGTTTTTCGCCCCGGACACCGAAATCAATTACGACTATCTCTAA
- a CDS encoding ABC transporter substrate-binding protein: protein MSHKISTRIVAACAALLTTMSLTACAGGSTTAGNDSKDGGDANTITFWSNHPGSSRDIEQELIDEFEKENPDLKVELVTAGSNYEEVAQRFNAALAGGDLPDVLVASDVTWFNFALNEATTPLDELWEMNDIDYESYVDTLREDYKYNDKHYGVPYSRSTNLMYWNTDDLKAAGLPTDRGPKDWEEFDEWATKIKDKLDKPAVTVPDGSSYLDWYFQGMIWAFGGSYSDEWEPNFTSKESIEAGKFLQDQVKAGHIEISTDPTVAFGSGKASGLLESTGSLGGLKETATIPFITTYLPGPGPSAATGGAGLAVPAGISDERKANAVKFIDFLTNTENTIKFSQKTGYMPVRKDALDDPAEKKFLEENPNAQTAIEQLNENTKPQDYARVFVPGGGQRIGGVLDRITVGNEDVESAFGDLQKETQSVIDRDITPKLK, encoded by the coding sequence ATGTCTCATAAAATTTCTACTCGCATCGTTGCCGCTTGCGCGGCGCTTCTCACCACCATGTCCTTGACCGCCTGTGCAGGTGGTTCGACCACCGCAGGGAACGACTCAAAGGACGGCGGCGACGCCAACACCATCACCTTCTGGTCCAACCACCCGGGTTCCTCCCGTGACATAGAGCAAGAGCTCATTGATGAATTCGAGAAGGAGAACCCAGATCTGAAGGTCGAACTGGTCACCGCAGGCTCCAACTACGAAGAAGTTGCACAGCGCTTTAACGCTGCCCTCGCAGGTGGCGACCTTCCCGACGTCCTCGTTGCTTCTGACGTCACGTGGTTCAACTTCGCACTGAATGAAGCCACGACGCCGCTCGATGAGCTGTGGGAGATGAACGACATTGACTATGAGAGCTACGTCGACACCCTGCGCGAAGACTACAAGTACAACGACAAGCACTACGGCGTTCCGTACTCCCGCTCCACGAACCTGATGTACTGGAACACCGATGACCTCAAGGCAGCTGGCCTTCCCACCGACCGTGGCCCGAAGGACTGGGAAGAATTCGACGAATGGGCCACCAAAATCAAGGACAAGCTCGACAAGCCGGCCGTCACCGTCCCGGATGGCTCTAGCTATCTCGACTGGTACTTCCAAGGCATGATTTGGGCCTTTGGCGGTTCTTACTCTGATGAGTGGGAACCGAACTTTACGTCGAAGGAGTCCATCGAAGCCGGCAAGTTCCTGCAGGACCAGGTCAAGGCCGGTCACATCGAAATCTCCACCGACCCGACTGTAGCCTTCGGCTCTGGCAAGGCCTCTGGATTGCTGGAGTCCACCGGTTCCCTGGGCGGCCTGAAGGAGACGGCGACGATTCCATTCATCACCACCTACCTGCCAGGCCCTGGTCCTTCGGCAGCCACCGGTGGTGCTGGTCTGGCCGTGCCTGCTGGAATTTCTGACGAGCGCAAGGCTAACGCGGTCAAGTTCATTGACTTCCTGACGAACACCGAGAACACCATCAAGTTCTCCCAGAAGACGGGCTACATGCCGGTGCGCAAGGACGCCCTGGATGATCCAGCGGAGAAGAAGTTCTTGGAGGAGAACCCGAACGCCCAGACGGCAATCGAGCAGCTCAACGAGAACACCAAGCCGCAGGATTACGCTCGCGTCTTCGTACCGGGTGGTGGACAGCGCATCGGTGGCGTTCTTGATCGCATCACTGTGGGCAATGAGGACGTGGAGTCCGCATTCGGTGACCTGCAAAAGGAGACGCAGAGCGTTATCGACCGCGACATCACCCCGAAGCTCAAGTAA